The sequence below is a genomic window from Nicotiana tomentosiformis chromosome 6, ASM39032v3, whole genome shotgun sequence.
ACTAGTATCAGATTGCAATAAAATCCTTAATCCTTTGGCTCCTCCTTTTGATCTCCAAGAGGAAAAGGAGAATACATGAAAAAACTTGAGGGGACTAGTGTTGAACAACATCTGTAGATAGCAAGCTAAATATTACTATGTCTCTTGAATTCCCCTTTATACTCATGAACTTTCTTAGAACACCTTCTCACAAGAACCCAACTTTTTCCAGCACTATTTGTGATCCTTTATTGTCTATATCCACCAACGCCTCAATCCTCTCCAGATTTGACCACTCTGAAAATATGGTAGTTGCCACCATTTTCACTGCTCTTGTGACAATCCCTTTACCCCAATACTTGTAAGCCAAGACATATCCAAGTTCAGCTCTACAACTATCAAAACCAGAATTTGGTGTCATAGATATTGCCCCAATTGCCTTGTTTCTTATGCAGATAACTTTCAACCATGGATGGGGAATAGCACTATTCTTGATATAATCCAAAACTTGATCTTTGGAAGCGTAAGTATCCCAGATGCAAAAATGGCTGACTTTTTCATCTGTTGCCCACTCCATGAAATCATCCACATCTGACAGTTCAATTTTCCTGAGAGTGATCAGTTCAGTGAATTCATATTCGCTTTCTTTTCCTTCTGATTTGCTAGTTGTTTCATCCATTTTCTTATTGCTCTTCTCCAGGAACTCTAATGTAAAAGTGAGAACAATCAAAACTAAAAGTATCACAGTTTGGTGGATAATTTTGGAATGGAGGCTTTGCAAATTGCATGGGTGAaatttatgatgaaaatttgagTGAAAGGGTCAATTTTGGTGTGCTTTTTTGGACTATTCTATACTTGGAGAGAAAGGCAAGAGATGTGCGTAAAAAATAGAATTTCCAAGAAAAGCAGTTGACCAAGATGGAGCTATGATCTGTGATTTTTAGAACGTACTAATCTCCGAGATATAGGGATGAGAGAGCTAGCATGTTCAACTATGACTAAAAAGGCATTTCGGTGCAATAAGGTCATGCTATGCGCGGGGTTCGAAAGAGTCTATCATATGTAGCTTTACTTGTATGTTCCAAGAAATCAGCTAAAGGCTAAGATGTTTTTTTCGTTATCAGGCAGAGCCAAATATTAATCCTCCTTACATGGATACATTTAAGATAAACATAAAGTGTGTAAATATATGACTCTACTTGCTTTTCGGTTAGATTTAGTAGATTTTTTGAGGATTTATTGTCTGATTAACAAACCATAAGTTAGTGATTTTAAGTGATAAAAACTAATTTAGCGGGGTAACTTTTTATAAGATAATCATAAGTTTGAATGATTTTGAGTTTAAGTTTGTATACATGTACTTCTTCAGGTCCACTTTAATTTTTATAAGATAACAAgtcattaaattattttttcaaaggGTTTCGGTATCATATTTCTAATAAAACAaattaagagaaaaataaattAGTTAAAGTGGACCGGAAAGCATAAGAATATGTATAATCCATTATATCGCTCCAATTTTTAATGAAACACGTGATCATCTTCCCCAAATTTACTCCAAGTCACCGatcttaaatttttttaattcCTGCTCATAGCAATCAATGAGTGGAGGGCCaacttctgcatttggattcggTCTGGATCAGCCAGTCATTTTAAAATTCCATTTTCTTATTAACAAAAAATCTGAGGTAGTACGAACTACGAATTGAAACATTAATTTTTTAAATGGCTACATTAACTTTTAACTTAATCTCAATCTTCCCCTCCATAAATCCAATTTTGACCTTCCTCCTCCTCTCTCCGATCCTCGCTCGGATTCGCCGGAGACGGCATTC
It includes:
- the LOC104087305 gene encoding uncharacterized protein produces the protein MDETTSKSEGKESEYEFTELITLRKIELSDVDDFMEWATDEKVSHFCIWDTYASKDQVLDYIKNSAIPHPWLKVICIRNKAIGAISMTPNSGFDSCRAELGYVLAYKYWGKGIVTRAVKMVATTIFSEWSNLERIEALVDIDNKGSQIVLEKVGFL